Below is a genomic region from Streptomyces ferrugineus.
CGGCCCCACCCGGCACGCCCCCCTCGGCCTCGTCGCCGGCGCCCGCAGCGGCGACAAGGGCGGAAACGCCAACGTCGGCGTCTGGGTGCGCACGGACGACGCCTGGCGCTGGCTCGCGCACGAACTCACCGCCGACCGGTTCCGGGAACTGATCCCCGAGAGCGGCCCGCTGAAGGTCACCCGGCATCCGCTGCCCAACCTCCGTGCCCTCAACTTCGTCGTCGAGGGCATCCTCGGCGAGGGCGTCGCCGCCCAGCACCGCTTCGACCCGCAGGCCAAGGCCCTCGGCGAATGGCTGCGCAGCCGCCACCTCGACATCCCGGAGATCCTCCTGTGACCGTCCTCGCCTCGTCCCTGGACCCGACGAGCCCCGCATACGCGGCCAACCGCGAGGCCATGCTCGGCAAGCTCGCCGACCTCGACACCGAGCACGCCAAGGCGCTCGCCGGCGGCGGCCCCAAGTACGTCGAACGGCACCGCGGGCGCGGCAAGCTCCTCGCCCGTGAGCGCATCGAGCTGCTCCTCGACCCGGACACACCGTTCCTGGAGCTGTCTCCGCTGGCCGCCTGGGGCAGCGACCACACGGTCGGCGCCTCGCTCGTCACCGGCATCGGGGTCGTCGAGGGCGTGGAGTGCCTGATCACCGCCAACGACCCGACCGTGCGCGGCGGCGCGAGCAACCCCTGGTCGCTGAAGAAGGCCCTGCGCGCCAACGACATCGCCCTCGCCAACCGGCTGCCCTGCGTCAACCTCGTCGAGTCGGGCGGCGCCGACCTGCCCTCCCAGAAGGAGATCTTCATCCCCGGCGGCGCCGTCTTCCGGGACCTGACACGGCTGTCGGCGGCCGGCATCCCCACCGTCGCGGTCGTCTTCGGCAACTCGACGGCGGGCGGCGCCTACGTCCCCGGCATGTCCGACCACGTGATCATGGTCAAGGAGCGCGCCAAGGTGTTCCTCGGCGGCCCGCCCCTGGTGAAGATGGCCACCGGCGAGGAGAGCGACGACGAGTCGCTGGGCGGCGCCGAGATGCACGCGCGCGTGTCGGGTCTCGCCGACTACTTCGCCGTCGACGAACCGGACGCCCTGCGCCAGGCACGGCGCGTCGTCGCCCGCCTCAACCACCGCAAGGCGTACGCCGATCCGGGCCCGGCCGCGCCGCCCGAGTACGACCCGGACGAACTCCTCGGCATCGTCCCCGGCGATCTGCGCACCCCCTTCGACCCGCGCGAGGTCATCGCCCGGATCGTGGACGCCTCCGACTTCGACGAGTTCAAGCCGATGTACGGCACGAGCCTGACGACGGGCTGGGCGGCCCTGCACGGCTATCCGGTCGGCGTGCTGGCGAACGCCCAGGGGGTCTTGTTCAGCGAGGAGTCGCAAAAGGCGGCCCAGTTCATCCAGCTCGCCAACCAGCGCGACATCCCCCTCCTCTTCCTGCACAACACCACCGGCTACATGGTCGGCAGCCAGTACGAGCAGGGCGGCATCATCAAGCACGGCGCGATGATGATCAACGCGGTCAGCAACAGCCGCGTGCCCCATCTCTCCGTCCTCATGGGCGCGTCCTACGGCGCCGGCCACTACGGCATGTGCGGCCGCGCCTACGACCCCCGCTTCCTGTTCGCCTGGCCCAGCGCCAAGTCGGCCGTCATGGGCCCCCAGCAGCTCGCCGGCGTGCTCTCGATCGTCGCCCGCCAGTCGGCCGCCGCGAAGGGACAGCCCTACGACGAGGAGGGCGACGCGGCCCTTCGCGCCATGGTGGAGCAGCAGATCGAGTCGGAGTCGCTGCCCATGTTCCTGTCCGGGCGGCTTTACGACGACGGCGTCATAGATCCGCGCGACACCCGCACGGTCCTCGGCATGTGTCTGTCCGCCATCCACACCGCGCCGTACGAGGGCGCGCGCGGTGGCTTCGGCGTCTTCCGGATGTGAGGGAACACCGGTGATCACTTCTGTGCTCGTGGCCAACCGGGGCGAGATCGCCTGCCGGGTCTTCCGCACCTGTCGTGAGTGGGGCATCCGGACCGTCGCCGTGCATTCCGACGCCGACGACAACGCCCTGCACACGCGCGTGGCCGACACGGCGGTACGGCTGCCCGGAGCGGCGCCCTCCGACACGTATCTGCGCGGCGACCTGATCGTGAAGGCGGCGCTCGCGACCGGCGCGGACGCGGTGCACCCCGGCTACGGCTTCCTCTCCGAGAACCCCGACTTCGCACGCGCCGTCCTCGACGCGGGCCTGCTGTGGATCGGCCCGCCCCCGGAGGCGATCGAGGCGATGGCCTCCAAGACGCGCGCGAAGGAACTGATGGGGCTGGCCCCCCTGGACGAGGTCACCGAGGCGGACCTGCCGGTACTGGTGAAGGCGGCCGCGGGCGGCGGCGGACGCGGCATGCGCGTCGTACGGCGACTGGCCGACCTGGACGCCGCACTCGAGGCCGCGCGCGCCGAGGCCCACAGCGCCTTCGGCGACGGCGAGGTCTTCGTCGAGCCCTACATCGAGAACGGCCGCCACGTCGAGGTGCAGATCCTCGCCGACACCCACGGCACGGTATGGACGCTCGGCACCCGCGACTGCTCCCTCCAGCGGCGCCACCAGAAGGTGATCGAGGAAGCCCCGGCACCCGGCCTGACACCCGAACTGACGGACTCCCTGTACGAGATGGCCGTACGCGCCGCGCGCGCCGTCGGCTATGTCGGCGCCGGCACCGTCGAGTTCCTCGTCGCCGGCGACAAGGCGCACTTCCTGGAGATGAACACCCGCCTCCAGGTCGAGCACCCCGTGACGGAAGCCGTCTTCGGCCTCGACCTGGTCGCGGAACAGCTCCGCGTCGCCGAAGGCCACGCCCTGCCCGACGACCCGCCACACGCGCGTGGCCACGCGATCGAGGCCCGCCTCTACGCCGAGGACCCCGCCCAAGGCTGGGCCCCGCAGACCGGCACCCTGCACCGCCTCGCCGTACCCGACAGCGTCCGCCTGGACACCGGCTTCACCGACGGCGACACCATCGGCGTCCACTACGACCCGATGCTCGCCAAGCTCGTCGCGTACGCCCCCACCCGCACCGCGGCGATCCGCAAGCTCGCGGGCGCCCTGGAACACGCCACGATCCACGGCCCCCGCACCAACCGGGACCTCCTCGTGCGCTCCCTGCGCCACGAGGAGTTCACGAGTGCCGCGATGGACACCGGCTTCTACGCCCGCCACCTCACCGCTCTCACCACCCCGGTCCCCGACCCGCACGCCCCCCTGGCCGCCGCCCTCGCCGACACCCACGGCCGCTCCCGCTTCGGCGGCTGGCGCAACGTCCCCTCCCAGCCGCAGGTCAAGCGGTACGCGGTCGCAGACGAGGAGATCGAGGTCCGCTACCGGTACACGCGGGCGGGCCTGGAGGCGGACGGGGTGCGCGTCGTCCACGCCGACGCGGGTCGCGTCGTCCTCGAAGTGGACGGCGTACGACGGAACTTCGAGGTCGCCAGATACGGCGACGAGATCCACGTGAACGCCACGCGCCTCACCGCGCTACCCCGCTTCCCGGACCCGAAAGCCCAGCACGCACCGGGCTCGCTGCTCGCGCCGATGCCGGGGACGGTCGTACGCGTCGCCGAGGGCTTGACCGTAGGAGCGCCTGTGCGGGCCGGACAACCCCTGCTGTGGCTGGAGGCGATGAAGATGGAGCACAAGATCGCGGCGCCGGTCACAGGCACGCTCACGGCTTTGCATGCCGTACCTGGCCAGCAGGTGACGCTCGGCTCATTGCTGGCGGTGGTGCAAGAACCCTAGGGGCGCGGGGCTGTATCGATTTGCGGCTCCGCCGCGTGAGCGCGACCAGCCACAACGAATCCGCACCCGGAAGGAGTCCCATGCCCCCCAGCCTCGAACCCGAAGAACACAAAGCCCTACGATCCGCGGTAGCCGCCCTCGGCAAACGCCACGGCCGCACCTACGACCGAGAAGCCCTCTGGTCGGAGGCAGCCAAACTCGGCTACCTCGGCGTCAACCTCCCGGAGGCATACGGCGGTGGAGGCGGCGGCATCGCCGAACTCTCCATCGTCCTCGAAGAACTCGGCTCCGCGGGCTGCCCGCTCCTGATGATGGTCGTCTCACCCGCCATCTGCGGCACGGTGATCGCCCGCTTCGGCACAGAGGAACAGAAACAGAACTGGCTCCCCGGCCTCGCCGACGGCACCCGCACCATGGCCTTCGGCATCACCGAGCCCGACGCCGGCTCCAACAGCCACCGCATCACGACCACGGCTCGCCGAGACGGAGCCGACTGGCTGCTCACCGGCCGCAAGGTCTTCATCTCCGGCGTGGACATAGCCGACGCCACCCTCATCGTCGGCCGCACCGAGGACGCCCGCACCGGCAACCTCAAACCCTGCCTGTTCATCGTCCCGCGCGACGCCGAAGGCTTCACCCGCCGCCGCATCGACATGGAGCTCGCCGCCGCCGAGAAGCAGTTCGAGCTGACCCTCGACGACGTACGGCTCCCCGCCGACGCGCTCGTCGGCGACGAGGACGCCGGCCTGCTCCAGCTCTTCGCCGGCCTCAACCCCGAACGGATCATGACGGCCGCCTTCGCGATCGGCATGGGACGGTACGCCCTCGCGCGCGCCGTCGAGTACGCGCGCGACCGCACCGTGTGGAAGGCCCCCATCGGCGCCCACCAGGCCATCGCACACCCCCTCGCCCAGGCGCACATCGACCTCGAACTGGCTCGCCTGATGATGCAGAAGGCGGCCTACCTGTACGACGCGGGCGACGACGCGCCCGCGGGTGAGGCGGCCAACATGGCGAAATACGCGGCAGGAGAGGCCTGCGTCAAAGCCGTCGACCAGGCCGTGCACACCCTCGGCGGCAACGGCCTCACGCGCGAATTCGGGCTCGCCTCGTTGATAACCGCCGCACGCGTGGCTCGTATTGCTCCGGTGAGCCGGGAGATGATTCTCAACTACGTCTCCCACCAGACCCTGGGCCTGCCCAAGTCGTACTGACCGGCACCGCGCTGTGCCCGTCGCGAGGAGGAACGATGTTCCGCAGCGAGTACGCAGACGTCCCGCCCGTAGAACTCCCCATCCACGAGGCCGTGCTCGGCCGCGCCGCCGAGTTCGGCGAGCTGCCCGCCCTCATCGACGGCACGGACGGCACCACCCTCACCTACGAACAGCTCGACCGCTTCCACCGGCGCATCGCCGCCGCCCTGGCCGAGACCGGCGTGCGCAAGGGAGACGTACTCGCCCTGCACAGCCCCAACACCGTGGCCTTCCCCACGGCGTTCTACGCCGCCACGCGCGCGGGCGCCTCCGTCACCACCGTGCACCCGCTCGCCACACCCGAGGAGTTCGCCAAACAGCTCAAGGACTCGGCGGCCCGCTGGATCGTCACCGTCTCCCCACTTCTGGAGACAGCCCGCCGGGCCGCCGAACTCGCCGGCGGGGTCCAGGAGATCCTCGTGTGCGACAGCGCGCCCGGCCACCGCTCGCTGATCGACATGCTGGCCTCCGCGGCCCCCGAGCCCCAGGTCGACATCGACCCCGTGACGGACGTCGCCGCCCTGCCGTACTCCTCGGGCACCACCGGCGTCCCCAAGGGCGTGATGCTCACCCACCGCCAGATCGCCACCAACCTCGCCCAGCTCGAACCCGCGATCTCCGCGGGCCCCGGCGACCGCATCCTCGCCGTCCTGCCGTTCTTCCACATCTACGGCCTCACGGCCCTGATGAACGCGCCCCTGAGGGTGGGCGCCACGGTCGTCGTCCTGCCCCGCTTCGACCTGGAGACCTTCCTCGCGGCCATCCAGAACCACCGCATCACCGGCCTGTACGTGGCCCCGCCCATCGTCCTGGCCCTCGCCAAGCACCCCCTGGTCGCGCAGTACGACCTGTCGTCCCTCAAGTACGTCATCAGCGCCGCCGCACCCCTGGACGCCAACCTCGCGGCCGCCTGCTCACAGCGCCTCGGCCTGCCGCCGGTCGGCCAGGCCTACGGCATGACGGAACTGTCCCCCGGCACCCATGTCGTCCCGCTCACCGCCATGAACGACGCGCCCGCCGGAACCGTCGGCCGGCTCATCGCCGGCACCGAGATGCGCATCGTCTCCCTCGACGACCCCGACAAGGACCTCGGCACCGGAGAGTCCGGCGAGATCCTCATCCGCGGCCCCCAGGTCATGAAGGGCTACCTCGGCCGCCCCGACGCCACCGCCGCGATGATCGACACCGACGGCTGGCTGCACACCGGCGACGTCGGCCACGTGGACGAGGGAGGCTGGCTGTTCGTCGTCGACCGCGTCAAGGAGCTCATCAAGTACAAGGGCTTCCAGGTGGCCCCCGCCGAACTGGAGGCCCTCCTGCTCACCCACCCCGCGATCGCCGACGCGGCCGTGATCGGCGTCCACAACGACGAGGGCAACGAGGTCCCGCGCGCCTACGTGGTCCGCCAGCCCACCGCCGCCGACCTCTCCGAAGGAGAGGTCATGATGTACGTCGCCGAACGCGTCGCCCCCTACAAGCGCATCCGCCAGGTCACCTTCATCGACGGCGTCCCCAGGGCCGCCTCCGGCAAGATCCTGCGCAGGGAACTCAGGGAGCACACATGACGTTGATCGGACGTACACGCGCGCGCGGCGTGGAAACCATCGGCCTCGACTCCCCGGACACCCGCAACGCACTCTCGGCGGCCCTGGTGGGCGAACTGGCCGACGCGCTGACGGACTGCG
It encodes:
- a CDS encoding acyl-CoA carboxylase subunit beta; translated protein: MTVLASSLDPTSPAYAANREAMLGKLADLDTEHAKALAGGGPKYVERHRGRGKLLARERIELLLDPDTPFLELSPLAAWGSDHTVGASLVTGIGVVEGVECLITANDPTVRGGASNPWSLKKALRANDIALANRLPCVNLVESGGADLPSQKEIFIPGGAVFRDLTRLSAAGIPTVAVVFGNSTAGGAYVPGMSDHVIMVKERAKVFLGGPPLVKMATGEESDDESLGGAEMHARVSGLADYFAVDEPDALRQARRVVARLNHRKAYADPGPAAPPEYDPDELLGIVPGDLRTPFDPREVIARIVDASDFDEFKPMYGTSLTTGWAALHGYPVGVLANAQGVLFSEESQKAAQFIQLANQRDIPLLFLHNTTGYMVGSQYEQGGIIKHGAMMINAVSNSRVPHLSVLMGASYGAGHYGMCGRAYDPRFLFAWPSAKSAVMGPQQLAGVLSIVARQSAAAKGQPYDEEGDAALRAMVEQQIESESLPMFLSGRLYDDGVIDPRDTRTVLGMCLSAIHTAPYEGARGGFGVFRM
- a CDS encoding acetyl/propionyl/methylcrotonyl-CoA carboxylase subunit alpha, giving the protein MITSVLVANRGEIACRVFRTCREWGIRTVAVHSDADDNALHTRVADTAVRLPGAAPSDTYLRGDLIVKAALATGADAVHPGYGFLSENPDFARAVLDAGLLWIGPPPEAIEAMASKTRAKELMGLAPLDEVTEADLPVLVKAAAGGGGRGMRVVRRLADLDAALEAARAEAHSAFGDGEVFVEPYIENGRHVEVQILADTHGTVWTLGTRDCSLQRRHQKVIEEAPAPGLTPELTDSLYEMAVRAARAVGYVGAGTVEFLVAGDKAHFLEMNTRLQVEHPVTEAVFGLDLVAEQLRVAEGHALPDDPPHARGHAIEARLYAEDPAQGWAPQTGTLHRLAVPDSVRLDTGFTDGDTIGVHYDPMLAKLVAYAPTRTAAIRKLAGALEHATIHGPRTNRDLLVRSLRHEEFTSAAMDTGFYARHLTALTTPVPDPHAPLAAALADTHGRSRFGGWRNVPSQPQVKRYAVADEEIEVRYRYTRAGLEADGVRVVHADAGRVVLEVDGVRRNFEVARYGDEIHVNATRLTALPRFPDPKAQHAPGSLLAPMPGTVVRVAEGLTVGAPVRAGQPLLWLEAMKMEHKIAAPVTGTLTALHAVPGQQVTLGSLLAVVQEP
- a CDS encoding acyl-CoA dehydrogenase family protein produces the protein MPPSLEPEEHKALRSAVAALGKRHGRTYDREALWSEAAKLGYLGVNLPEAYGGGGGGIAELSIVLEELGSAGCPLLMMVVSPAICGTVIARFGTEEQKQNWLPGLADGTRTMAFGITEPDAGSNSHRITTTARRDGADWLLTGRKVFISGVDIADATLIVGRTEDARTGNLKPCLFIVPRDAEGFTRRRIDMELAAAEKQFELTLDDVRLPADALVGDEDAGLLQLFAGLNPERIMTAAFAIGMGRYALARAVEYARDRTVWKAPIGAHQAIAHPLAQAHIDLELARLMMQKAAYLYDAGDDAPAGEAANMAKYAAGEACVKAVDQAVHTLGGNGLTREFGLASLITAARVARIAPVSREMILNYVSHQTLGLPKSY
- a CDS encoding 4-coumarate--CoA ligase family protein, coding for MFRSEYADVPPVELPIHEAVLGRAAEFGELPALIDGTDGTTLTYEQLDRFHRRIAAALAETGVRKGDVLALHSPNTVAFPTAFYAATRAGASVTTVHPLATPEEFAKQLKDSAARWIVTVSPLLETARRAAELAGGVQEILVCDSAPGHRSLIDMLASAAPEPQVDIDPVTDVAALPYSSGTTGVPKGVMLTHRQIATNLAQLEPAISAGPGDRILAVLPFFHIYGLTALMNAPLRVGATVVVLPRFDLETFLAAIQNHRITGLYVAPPIVLALAKHPLVAQYDLSSLKYVISAAAPLDANLAAACSQRLGLPPVGQAYGMTELSPGTHVVPLTAMNDAPAGTVGRLIAGTEMRIVSLDDPDKDLGTGESGEILIRGPQVMKGYLGRPDATAAMIDTDGWLHTGDVGHVDEGGWLFVVDRVKELIKYKGFQVAPAELEALLLTHPAIADAAVIGVHNDEGNEVPRAYVVRQPTAADLSEGEVMMYVAERVAPYKRIRQVTFIDGVPRAASGKILRRELREHT